A genomic window from Synergistaceae bacterium includes:
- the mutS gene encoding DNA mismatch repair protein MutS — protein MSLSEDIKITPMLKQYIYWKKKYPDCLLFFRVGDFYELFFDDARTASAELDIVLTTRSKDQKNAIPMAGVPYHAVDSYLSKLVSAGYRVAICEQMTEPDGKTIVKRSVTRVVTPGTWIPENADNDARIIACYFLESKILMAFLESGSGVLKAGTFQEDQAFSLLSSFAPNEIVISKSQKERSSIFLKDYEKISVVERDKSEFTERNSASWLCRKLNITTVNSMGFDDFDPVIGVVYAAIRYLEETQFAQANHISAIIPIHPNENLILDRATQINLELIDSNNISLYSTLNKCKTPMGNRKLKEWILAPLQDIELIKFRQDSIDSLINNHDLREKIKNILPKCRDMAKSLGRLTLNLGSPSDLLAIKQTLQAVPIIKNLINSSDVLSKWGPFSDLSNISQLLNEALSDSVPRFVRDGGTIRTGYNKELDKWRERMNDSSSWLAKFEEEEREKTGIKTLKTGVNRIFGYFIEIPKGSVEKAPLRYIRKQTLVSAERYITEELKIFEKEVFMAEEEMILIEEKVYIDLIDKVMENTKAIQEISDFIATIDVLISLADIAFERGYTCPVIDLSRDFLIKDARHPVIEVALGSEPFTPNDYNFSPDSDQRIAIITGPNMAGKSTYLRTAALIAIMAHMGSFIPAESAKIGLIDRVFTRIGAKDELSRGQSTFMVEMVETANIIRFASERSLVILDEVGRGTSTYDGLSIAWSIIEYLHSQESRQARVLFATHYHELTQLPKILPGTVNLSMAVEETCGGITFLYKVISSPSDKSYGIEVAKLAGIPLTVLRRSEELLKQFETKKIEKEYDVPNKKNQMTLFDIKKDIILEEICAINPDSITPLEALDFLYKLKEKTKDALTDDN, from the coding sequence TTGAGTTTATCTGAAGACATAAAAATAACTCCGATGTTAAAGCAGTATATATATTGGAAAAAAAAATACCCTGATTGCCTTCTTTTTTTCCGCGTAGGAGATTTTTATGAACTATTTTTTGATGACGCACGTACTGCATCTGCTGAATTAGATATAGTATTAACTACTCGATCAAAAGACCAAAAAAATGCTATTCCAATGGCAGGCGTTCCGTATCACGCTGTAGATTCTTATTTAAGCAAGCTTGTATCCGCTGGTTACAGAGTAGCTATTTGCGAGCAAATGACCGAGCCAGATGGAAAAACGATTGTTAAAAGAAGTGTTACTAGAGTTGTGACTCCTGGCACTTGGATTCCTGAGAATGCAGACAATGATGCAAGAATAATTGCATGTTATTTTTTAGAAAGTAAAATATTAATGGCATTTTTGGAATCAGGAAGTGGTGTGCTTAAAGCCGGAACATTTCAAGAAGATCAAGCTTTCTCTCTTTTATCTTCCTTTGCTCCTAATGAAATTGTTATATCTAAAAGCCAAAAAGAACGCTCATCTATATTCTTAAAGGATTATGAAAAAATTAGTGTTGTTGAACGTGACAAATCGGAATTTACAGAAAGAAATTCTGCCTCATGGTTATGTCGCAAATTGAATATTACAACAGTAAATTCAATGGGATTTGATGATTTTGACCCTGTTATTGGTGTAGTTTATGCTGCTATTCGCTATCTTGAAGAAACGCAATTTGCACAAGCTAATCATATTTCTGCGATTATTCCTATCCACCCAAATGAAAATTTAATTTTGGACAGGGCAACTCAAATCAATCTCGAGCTTATTGATAGTAATAATATATCTTTATATTCAACACTCAATAAGTGTAAAACGCCTATGGGTAATAGGAAACTAAAAGAATGGATTTTAGCACCACTTCAAGATATAGAACTAATTAAATTTAGGCAAGATTCTATTGATAGTTTAATAAATAACCATGATTTAAGAGAAAAAATTAAAAACATTCTTCCTAAATGTAGGGATATGGCCAAATCCCTAGGTAGATTAACCTTAAACCTTGGTTCTCCATCTGATTTACTCGCTATTAAACAAACTCTTCAAGCTGTTCCAATAATAAAAAATTTAATCAATTCATCTGATGTGTTATCTAAGTGGGGCCCCTTCTCGGATTTATCAAATATATCCCAATTATTAAATGAAGCATTATCTGATAGTGTCCCACGTTTTGTCCGTGATGGCGGAACAATAAGAACTGGATATAACAAAGAACTTGATAAATGGAGAGAGCGTATGAATGACTCGAGTTCTTGGCTTGCTAAATTTGAAGAAGAAGAAAGGGAAAAAACTGGTATTAAAACACTAAAAACAGGTGTAAATAGAATTTTTGGTTATTTTATAGAAATACCTAAAGGCAGCGTCGAGAAAGCACCCTTGCGTTACATAAGAAAACAGACTCTTGTCTCTGCTGAACGTTACATTACAGAAGAACTTAAGATATTTGAAAAAGAAGTTTTTATGGCAGAAGAAGAAATGATTCTGATTGAAGAAAAAGTCTACATTGATTTAATAGATAAAGTTATGGAAAATACTAAAGCAATACAAGAAATTTCAGATTTTATAGCGACTATAGATGTGCTTATCTCTTTAGCAGATATAGCTTTTGAAAGAGGATATACTTGCCCAGTAATCGATTTAAGTAGAGATTTTTTAATAAAAGACGCGAGACATCCTGTAATAGAAGTTGCTCTCGGTTCTGAGCCTTTTACACCAAACGATTATAATTTTAGTCCTGATTCAGATCAAAGAATCGCAATTATTACTGGCCCTAACATGGCTGGTAAATCTACGTATTTGAGAACAGCAGCCCTAATCGCTATAATGGCACATATGGGATCTTTTATTCCTGCAGAATCCGCAAAAATAGGCTTAATAGATCGCGTATTTACCCGCATAGGAGCCAAGGATGAGCTGTCTAGAGGACAGAGCACGTTTATGGTCGAAATGGTGGAAACAGCTAATATTATAAGGTTTGCGTCTGAAAGAAGTTTAGTTATTTTAGATGAAGTTGGTAGGGGAACGTCAACTTATGACGGATTAAGTATAGCGTGGTCAATAATTGAGTATTTACACAGCCAAGAAAGTCGTCAAGCACGAGTGTTGTTTGCCACACACTATCACGAGCTAACCCAATTGCCAAAAATCTTGCCAGGAACAGTAAATCTTAGCATGGCAGTAGAGGAGACTTGTGGCGGCATTACTTTTTTGTATAAAGTTATTTCTTCTCCATCAGATAAATCTTATGGCATTGAGGTTGCGAAGCTAGCAGGAATACCATTAACAGTTTTAAGACGTTCAGAAGAGTTATTAAAACAGTTTGAAACAAAAAAAATAGAAAAGGAATATGATGTCCCAAACAAAAAAAATCAGATGACACTTTTTGACATAAAAAAAGA